One Manduca sexta isolate Smith_Timp_Sample1 chromosome 26, JHU_Msex_v1.0, whole genome shotgun sequence genomic region harbors:
- the LOC115442538 gene encoding sodium channel protein Nach-like translates to MRVYPEVKPKHGYKNNVKDRPDSADVSGLTLFVTSLRHQTTEFFNNSTLHGVRYIAEKERPFCEKFMWFSFTAVGAVTTCIIIVSLWEKFQTNPTITGLDTDFHNWDVPFPAVTVCDINPVDEELLEEYIENVWGSDPPEQAADVLRWLTTLSYSSIVEHASEFTQYPELVGHSDHDAPALAKDPKDAVFKIVRHCESMFYDCEWKGDSEECCDLLIPVFTEMGFCYAFNSRHAGKTGPSQSQVEQFVEAFIHETDAKWSIMFNTDRKNTTFDIYIHSTEEMAGLEQSAQHSWDRRVEKVSFSVKHTYTTEDARQLSIRQRRCIFADEQRLETSKVYTYSACMRQCRMQRCRSFCKCVPHFYPTLKGYRHCTLRELECIANHAASITDVTRCSCELGCSHTVYEVEKLSDVDMSRSGGTSSLEIEFVSWPMVRYKREVLFGWVDLLVSFGGIAGLFLGFSLLSGVEVVYYFTLRAWCAAVRDAPALRRERAERQARDKPPHNLSLVPWWKEPPLPRSSRPIMVREKNSQPPQSSQPPGYTPYLP, encoded by the exons ATGAGGGTGTATCCAGAAGTTAAACCGAAACACGGCtacaaaaacaatgtaaagGATCGGCCAGATTCCGCTGATGTTAGTGGCTTGACACTTTTTGTTACCAGCCTTCGTCATCAAACGACAGAGTTCTTCAACAATTCGACTTTGCATGGCGTTAGGTATATCGCCGAGAAAGAGAGACCTTTTTGTGAAAA ATTTATGTGGTTTAGTTTTACAGCCGTCGGTGCAGTGACTACGTGCATTATCATCGTGAGTTTGTGGGAAAAGTTTCAAACAAATCCTACAATTACAG GATTGGACACTGATTTTCATAATTGGGATGTACCTTTTCCGGCAGTTACCGTTTGCGATATAAATCCAGTAGATGAGGAACTATTAGAGGAATACATAGAGAA TGTATGGGGGTCGGATCCGCCGGAACAAGCAGCGGATGTGTTGCGTTGGCTGACGACGCTCAGTTATAGCTCTATAGTAGAGCATGCATCAGAATTTACGCAATACCCAGAGCTCGTCGGTCATAGCGACCACGACGCTCCGGCCCTCGCTAAAGATCCCAAAGATGCTGTCTTCAAA ATTGTTCGCCACTGCGAGTCAATGTTTTATGATTGCGAGTGGAAAGGAGACTCCGAGGAATGTTGTGATCTGCTGATACCAGTATTTACGGAAATGGGATTCTGCTATGCGTTTAATTCCAGACATGCAGGGAAAACGGGGCCCTC GCAATCACAAGTTGAACAATTTGTAGAGGCATTTATTCACGAAACTGATGCCAAATGGTCAATTATGTTTAATACTGATCGTAAAAATACTACATTTGAT ATCTACATTCATTCAACAGAGGAAATGGCCGGGTTGGAACAAAGTGCACAGCACTCGTGGGACCGACGCGTGGAGAAGGTTTCTTTTTCAGTGAAACACACTTACACCACCGAGGACGCGCGGCAGTTGTCCATCCGTCAGCGACGCTGTATATTCGCTGATGAACAACGTTTGGAGACGTCCAAAGTTTACACGTACTCGGCGTGTATGCGGCAGTGCCGTATGCAAAGATGTCGCTCGTTTTGTAAATGCGTGCCACATTTCTATCCTACTTTAA AGGGTTACAGACATTGCACGTTGCGTGAACTAGAATGTATTGCGAATCATGCAGCATCTATAACGGATGTGACGCGATGCTCTTGTGAGCTTGGTTGTTCACACACCGTTTACGAAGTTGAAAAGCTTTCTGATGTCGA TATGTCAAGAAGCGGGGGAACTAGTTCTTTGGAAATAGAATTCGTGTCGTGGCCGATGGTGCGTTACAAGCGAGAAGTTCTCTTCGGTTGGGTCGATTTGTTAG TATCGTTCGGCGGCATCGCGGGCTTGTTCCTGGGGTTCTCGCTGCTGTCGGGCGTGGAGGTGGTGTACTACTTCACGCTGCGCGCGTGGTGCGCGGCGGTGCGCGACGCGCCGGCGCTGCGCCGCGAGCGCGCGGAGCGGCAGGCGCGGGACAAGCCGCCGCACAACCTCAGCCTGGTGCCCTG GTGGAAAGAGCCGCCGTTACCTCGGAGCTCACGTCCCATCATGGTGCGAGAGAAGAATTCGCAGCCACCACAATCCTCACAGCCACCTGGGTACACCCCCTACTTACCTTAG